From the Macaca nemestrina isolate mMacNem1 chromosome 2, mMacNem.hap1, whole genome shotgun sequence genome, the window AGCCTGTATCAAAAAAGCATCTATCCGTCATCCACTCTCGGAGATCCTTGTAGGTTGCACAACATCCACACAACGGTTATCAGGAGACAGTCGCCTGGAGCCCAGTAGCGTGGCAAGGGATTATGGGAGGCAGCTCATTCCTGGAACAGGCGTCTCCGGGCCTTGCACGGAGGGCGCTCTGGGAGCTCCGGGCGCTCGTGGGGACCCGGACTTGGagagggaggtagaggttggagAGGTGAGCTGGGGACAGACTCCAGAAGGTGGAATTCCGGGTCGAAGATGGGGCTTGGAGAGCGTCTCTCTGAACTGGGGTTGGAGGCCGGAGCACAGGGCCCTGGGATGGGGCCCTCCCGATAGGGGCTGAACATACTTCTAGCGGAGGGGTAGAGCCCAGCGGCTGAGCCGGATGCGGAGTCCATGCGGAGCTCCGGGAATTCAGAGTCCGCGTCCTCCTCGTAGGCCTCTTCCTGGGCAGCGATCTCTGGGACAGATGCGCAGAAGACTTCCTGCTGGACGACGACGTCTTCCCCGTGAGCGCCCAGGAAAACGTCCACTTCCAGGCCGGCAGACGAGTCGCCCTGCGCTCCTGAGCGTTCGTCGACGGAGCTTAGGAGGACCTCCGGGATCAGGATGAGGGTGTGTCCACCAAGAGACACTCGCAGGACCGACATTGGCGCGAGCTCCAGCACCAGGTCGACGTTCTCCAGGGGCACACGCAGGGCACAGCCCGCGGCCAGGACCACCACGGAGGTGAGCGCGTCCACGGCCGGGATCCCCGCCGGGTCTTCCGGGCTGGGCGCCGCGCGGGGTTCGGGGCCCGCGGGCTCCTCCAATCGGCTGCGCTTGGCAGGGCCTGGTCCTCCTGGCTGCTGTCCCCACCAGGGCGCAAGGCAGGCGCTGGGACTGCGGGGCCGGCTGCCCATCACCTCGACGGCGCTGCGGACGGCGCTCCTGGGCCTGGCAGAGGACGTGGGGGCAGGGGGCGCGGGCGGCGAAGTCCTCTTTGAGGTAGCAGGTGTCAGTGGTAGGCGAGGCGGGTTGGGACGGACGGGGCTCAGGACCGCGCGACGTGGGGCGAGTCCTCGGAGCCCTGGGGGCGCCTCCCGGAGATCGGAGTCCGTGCTACTGGTGGAGCCTCGCACGCTGTGGAGCTCAGCCTCGAGCGCTGGAATCTTGGGCCTTCCTGACGCAGACCCGGATGCACACTGCAAAGCCAATTATGTTGTAAATGACGGCAGCTGAACCGAAGTCGCAAAATGTCACGCAATCCTCCGCCCCCTGGAGGACCCGCCCTAGAGGCGGAGGTACCCCTGCTGCCCAATAGCGGTGGCTGTGGTTGGTCGGTCACGCTGGGGAAATACTCCTACGGGCCGCTGGGGGGCCGAGCATCTGTACCGCTCTAGGGCCTGGCTTCCAGTATCAAGTTCTTGTCCTTTGCGTTGACCTCAGACGCGGAGCTGCAGACCGATTCAGGTTCACTTAACACTGGTGGAGGGCCCAACCAGCACACCGAGTCCTAAATCCATCCTCCCAGGCCCCGTCCCGGAAGTGCCCTGTGCGTTACTGTTGACGAATAGTGGCGTGCGTTTTTCGGTTCTCCTAGCGTGTACATCGATGTAATATCTTTTTAGGGGTCTTGGAAGGGAGAGTAAAGCTGGGATCCTGCGTGACGATGGCAGCCCCTGCATTATCTGTTTATTACAATAATTGGTACTATAGTAATTAAAGTCTTCCCTTGATATCCCTGGAGGATTGGTTC encodes:
- the LOC105469955 gene encoding proline-rich protein 23C, producing MGSRPRSPSACLAPWWGQQPGGPGPAKRSRLEEPAGPEPRAAPSPEDPAGIPAVDALTSVVVLAAGCALRVPLENVDLVLELAPMSVLRVSLGGHTLILIPEVLLSSVDERSGAQGDSSAGLEVDVFLGAHGEDVVVQQEVFCASVPEIAAQEEAYEEDADSEFPELRMDSASGSAAGLYPSARSMFSPYREGPIPGPCAPASNPSSERRSPSPIFDPEFHLLESVPSSPLQPLPPSPSPGPHERPELPERPPCKARRRLFQE